In the genome of Scylla paramamosain isolate STU-SP2022 chromosome 10, ASM3559412v1, whole genome shotgun sequence, the window tatatatattggcatGCATtattcttagctataagtagttttccccttgccttatttatgtaattagagaggtataaaatttttatatattcatgtTCTTTGAGTGCGGTCAATCCGCCAATATTTCTGCTGTCAGCTCTTTTCAAAGACGCTAAGGGTCCCTCGAGTCTCTGGATGTCTGTTGCCAGAGTATTACGTAAAGGACATCTGTTGTCCCGTACACGCCACAGCCTTCTCCCAGAACTCTGTATATTACATACCTAAATATACACacttttatacgttcacctttgacactctcctaaaaaaacagaaacgcCATGAGTGGCTATACCTACAACAGAAATGTAAGAAACTAATTGTCAAggggtaattgataattcaaccCCACTGGAAAAATTTTCATATTGCAGTTTCACCTCAAGCAGTATCCGCAAAAACCCCTTTCCCACTTCTTTCATCATCTCCTTGCCCCCTATAGCCCACGTCCCCAGTTACATCTTCTACATCTACATTCTTGAAATGtacattattttacttatttaattgtatatttttgtatttatttattttatttatttatttatttattcactgcgttcctcttatccctttctctcctctggaATTTTTCATCACAGTCACGGCGCACTTTGCATTACGGTGATGTATAAAGATGATACGCAACCGCAAATATTGATATTGAAACGCATCCCCACCAACAGGCAAGGGGCGCTTCACATCATTGCGGGCTTCGGGGAGTGCATGTCAGAGAAAAAGGATTTACCTGCTAGGCGGCTGGGAACCGCTGCGGCCGACTCTCCCGGTCACTCTGAGAAAAGTCACTCAgagcagagagaggaaaacgcaCTCCCCCTTACGTCCATATATTACACAACAGTGAACAAAGTCACCGTGCATTACAATCATTACACACAGGTAGGTACAGGGGCAGAAGGCACTCGCACCGTCACGGTGTCATGAAATAATGTGTGGAATAAATAGTGTTTAGGTGCGTCTTCTGCGCATGCGCGGCCCGGGAGTAGACGATGCCGTGGCTTGCTGAAACATTTTATACAATATTTCAGCTCACGCAGACAAATTAGTGTGAATTTGATATCTTATCTTTCTCTACTTAATATTTGATGGTACTGAGATACTGATCTTAGCATCGCTTGTGTATTATGAGCTACATTAACACTGTTTTCATTCACACAATATTTCAGGCCACCCATGTGGGCGCCTGTAGGTTTGCTATATGTACGAGTTCGTAACAGTATCTTAACAACCGCAGTATTATCCTCAGCCGCATTTTATCAGATATGCATACCTGGCTCCGCCGCCGCATCCGCGAAGGTCTGATGTAAAATTTAGTATCCGATACATCACTGACACATACATACTGAAGCCACGATCACTGCCCTCTGCAAGCAAGCTGGTTGCACAGCTACTCGCCCTACACACCAGACAACTCACAGCTACTGTGCCACACATCACAGCCCCTTCTCTGATCGGCAGTTAATTAAATGACTTGTCAAGAGTACTGTACATGAGTGTCAGGATTGCCTCTTGTGCCACACGATATGCTGGTATCGCCTTGGTATGAAGATCAGCTGATTCGGATATATAAAACGGAGTCTAGTCGATACTAATGCCCTTGTGAAGTGGGTAAGATAACTAAAACGCAGTTAGCCTTTCTCTGGTTTCTAACCGGGATACGACACTATCGCTATTCACATGTAAATCAATTGCATATTATCTGATAATTAACATTCCAATACAATCGAGTGGGATGAATCTATTGGGTCATATTCGTATAATAAACATAAGCGAATGTTTAGCATTTCTGAGGTCAGCTCGTATCCCCCTGAGCTAGCCAAAACAAACCCTTGAGCTTCGTACGCCCTGACCCCGAGGACCTGCCTGCCAATCCTTAAATGAAGCCTCGGCCCCACAGGGATCCTCGTGATGGCAGATGAAGTTCAGCAGACAGAGATACAAGGGCCAAACGacgaggaaaagtaagagaacgGGCTGGGTGACCTGAATAAGGCCATTTACCTCAAGAAGGGAAAGGGGCCCAAATCACTTCTCTGTCTGTGGCGGTTATGTACTTTCTACCTGCACTTTTGCCTTGCTCTTGTGCTTTTGGCTTTAAGAATTATGCTGCTGGGAGGTCTGTGTTAGTTCGTGGCGTGCCTACCTGAGAGAGGAATGGTGCATGGTTACGTGGTGACACTGACAGGTTTAGGCATACACAAGCGCCCCAATCATCACTGGCATAAGGTAACAAGATCTtcatatatatgcatatatatgcAACATATATATGCAGGAGAGTTTGGATTATCAGCAGTAAAATGCAACCATAGCTTAAAATAACTACAGTGATATCAGTTGCATGCATCCATAATGACAATCACTGCTGCCTTATTGTTCAGCTTACTGGAAGACAAAGAAATTTATGCTTCCAAATAACTAAATATTCTATTTTCTGTCAAAAGGAGATTGTCATGGCATGATGTGAAAGATAATGGTAGATTTTACGTAGCATTCATCATGAgtacataatttttccttttatccctccctccccttgccaCCCACACCACAGGCTTTCAATTTAAACCTTCTCTCATGAAAATCTGACGATGTTAAACAGAAGATTTATTTGTGTCTTACATAATTTTAACATTCCTGGTAAGACTTGTTTCTCTTTACAGGcttgatgattttaaaaacCTTTCTGGAGTATCTCAAGAATATATCATATAATTATGAAaatttaaaatattttcttgaCCAGCATGCTAATTGTTGGGTTGGGTTCCCTTTGCTTTTGATggaggaggcagcagacacctgctgaaacgataattactcccagtgtgGTCttaagcactgttcagggggtgctgtgaacttatcattaaacccatctgtgacctcactgaacgtttccctttgtgtctcacaacacaagggggcagtcacagcctgccctctaaaaacaactctcttcctccacacaaaactacaagcacctaataacacacacacccttcacttaaaaatttcaaaatcatcatggcaactcctacaccagcctcggagtccccatccggggaggggaccataaatgtccccaggtcggactgcctttctgtcaacgaccctaagtgtcttgacaccctccctcaactttttcttccttaacttctgcaacatttgtggtctaagatctaattttcagtctgtagaacaccacctctcctcttctaaacctcatcttcttttcctcactgaaactcaggtgtctgaggcaactgacagtagccccttttctgttccctcctactttctctatcctcattttctatccaaagctggatgttgcgtttatgtgcacaaagacttaacttgctctcatgcccatgctcttgaatcttccgagttttccaccatctggctatgactacagaatcactctcaaactaaatttatctgtgctgcataactctcacctaactcctctgactataagaaattctttgactacttaacttccagagtggagcacattctgattctcttcccttttgcagagatctccattcttggagacttcaatgttcaccaccagctttggctttcctctcccttcactgaccattctggtgaactagccttcaattttgctatcctccatgacctagagcaattggtgcaagaccctactcgtattcctgaccttttcctgacctctaatccttctgcttatgctgtcaccctttcttctccattgggctcctccaatcacaatcacatatctgtatcttgtcctatcgctccaatccctcctcaggatccccctaagcgaaggtgcctctggaattttgtctctgctagttgcggggacctgaggaggtattttgctgattttccttggaatgactactgcttccatgtcagagacccgtttttGTGTGTTGAGCACATAATaggggtgatagtgtctggcatggaggcgtacattcctcactctttttcttgacctaaaccttccaaaccttggtttaacacagcttgttctcatgctatacatgatagagaggtggcccacaaaaggtacttaagccttccatcaccagaatctcatgcactttatatttctgcccggaaccatgccaagtctgttctccaactagccaaaaactccttcattaacagaaagtgtcaaaacttttcaagatctaattcccctcgtgacttctggcatctagccaaaaatatctccaataactttggttcttcttctttccctcctttatttcaacaagatggcaccactgctatcacatctatttctaaagctgaactcttcgctcaaacctttgctaaaaactctaccttgaatgattctgggcttgttcctccctcccctccacctactgactacttcatgctacctattaaaattcttcccaattatgttttccaagcctttgctggcctaaacccttgtaaggcttatggacctgatggggtccctcctattgttctccgaaactgtgcctccgtgcttgcaccttgcctagtcaaactctttcagctctgtctgtcaacatctacctttccttcttgctggaagtttgcctacattcagcctgttcctaaaaagggtgaccgttctaatccctcaaactaccatcctattgctttaatttcctgcctatctaaagttttttaatctatcctcaacaggaagactcttaaacatctatcacttcacaaccttctatttgattgccagtatgggttccatcaaggccactctactggtgttctggctttccttactgagtcttggtcatcctcttttagagattttggtgaaacttttgctgttgccttggacatatcaaaagcttttgatagagtctggcacaaagctttgatttccaaactaccctcctacggcttctatccttctctctgtaacttcatctcaagtttcctttctgaccgttctattgctgctgtggtagacggtcactgttcttctcctaaatctattaacagtggtgttcctcagggttctgtcctgtcacccactctcttcttattattcattaatgatcttctaaactcaacttcttgttctatccactcctacactgataccaccgtgcacttttccacgtcttttcatagacgtccaactcttcaggaggtaaacatttcacgcagggaagccacagaacgcctgacttctgatctttctaaaatttctgattggggcagagcaaacttggtattgttcaatgcctcaaaaactcaattcctccatctatcaactcgacacaaccttccagacaactatcccctcttcttctatgacactcaactgtccccctcttctacactgaacatcctcggtctgtcctttacttataatctgaactggaaacttcacttctcatctctagctaaaacagcttctatgaatttaggcattctgagacgtctccaccagtttttctcacccccccagctgctaactctgtacaatggccttatccgtccatgtatggagtatgcttcacatgtctggggggcttccactcatactgcttctagacagggtggaatcaacagcttttcatctcatcaactcctctcctctgactgtcttcagcctctttctcaccactgcagtgttgcatctctagctgtcttctaccactattttcatgctaactgctcttctgatcttgctaactgcatgcctcccctcctcccgcggcctcgctgcacaagactttcttctttctctcacccctattctgtccacctctctaatgcaagagttaaccagtattctcaatcattcattcctttctctggtaaactctggaactccctgcctgcttctgtatttccacctttctatgacttgaattccttcaagagggaggtttcaaaacacttatccatcaatttttgactactgctttgacccttttatgggactggcatttcagtgggcaatttttttttttatttgatttttgttgcccttggccagtggccctcctacataaaaagatatTCCAAATTACAAAAGTGTAGTGATTTTTTATTAACTCTAGAACTCCTGGAGGTAAGCTTCTCAAACTCACATACTATATTTAGGATAAGGTCACATTTAAGTGGAGAAAGTAGAGAACGTATAGTTTTGGGAAAGAAATGTGAACTTAAATAAGTAGTTTGTGCTCTAATGATATTTTTGTATCAGCAAACGGTACTGTTGGGTTTGTTACGCcagtgatgaagatgatgagacAGCACCCTGGGTCAAGCCATGCAAGTGTCGGGGAACCACAAAATGGGTGAGATATTTATGTCGTGGTGTTTTATCTTTTGTGTTACTACTAAAAATCTAGTTCAATAGACACATTACTCACAAAAAATGCTCTCTTGATATTCATTAAAAAACAATCTGTGGCTGCAAGTGTtaagaaaatggtgaaaaataagtacaaaaatTTAAAATGAGCATCTAGCATCTAGCATTGGTTTATTGAAGCTCAGTAAACAGGCAAGAGAGTCAGTATCTTAGACATCACTTTGTaatgaagaatgtgaaaaatttaAATGATTCTGTGTAGGACAGAATCCTACACTAAGGCAGCAAAATCACAAATGCTgtaatattaatttcttttcatgaATTCATCTCAGCTTTAAGGATGTCATTAATTTTATGGATTTGAATTTCATTTGCTCCTTGTTCCTTTGGTGTTTATGATGATGGctaaataatgaagataactGTCTGTCTTGAAGATGCAAATGAAGAACAGATTGATTTTTTGTATGATCAGGTGCACCAGTCCTGTCTGCAGCGGTGGGTGGATGAGAAGCAGAAGGGTAATTCTACGGTCAAGGTCAACTGTCCCCAATGTGGGGTGGAATATTTCATTGCCTTCCCTAACATGGGTGAGTCTGTCTGCTCACAGTTTTGCAAATATGTCACtattaattattcttttctcaggCTCCACTAATGTTGTGAAACTAGTAGCTACCTACACATCTCTTTATATATCATTTAAATACCTGTTTGAAAAGGTTGGCTGGCATGTGTATGTTTATATGATGATAAAAAGTTACAAATCACAGTCATTTAAAGTAAATGCATCTGTGGACATGCTTTGAGTGGAGGTATGAAAGTTAAAATATAACTGATCATTGTTCAAATAAAGCATGATATATATCATCCTTTGATAAATATACAATGTACTGCTAGCCACATTAAAAGTTAAAATTTGATGCCGAATTTCAtagattattatatttttggtgGAATGTCTAATGGCCTTCATTATCTTCAATTATATactttaatgttgtttttttttttttttttttttttttttcaggccaGCTAATGCTGTTCCTGGACAGAGTTGACGCATTCATATATAAGGTTTGTCCATTTGTGGCAGCGGGTGTGGTGGTTGGCTCCATCTACTGGACTGCTGTGACTTATGGGGCTGTCACTGTTATGCAGGCAAGCATTAGGATGTTTTGCATTATTGACATATATCTTTACCTTGTCATGTGGGATACAACTATTTACTGTAAGGACAGGATGTCATTGTATTGAAAATTTTAGGCTGACATCATTGCTCTGTAAGCAGTAAAGTAATATCTGTAGTGTTGTAACATTTTTAAGTTATACATTTCTAGTGAATAGGAACTTAAAATGAAACATGAGTTTCATTTTAAGTTCCCATTCTTGGGAAGCTATTTTCTCTCAAAAAGTTTCATGCCTTCGTGATTTTACTTCAGAAAATTTGTTTGGTGGCATGTCAGGCTTTTGATTTGTTAATGAGATGGCTCTGTTGTCAGGTTGTGGGTTACCAGGAGGGCATGACACTCATGGAACAAGCAGATCCCTTGGTGCTGTTGGTGGGTTTGCCCACCATCCCCATCTTCCTCATTCTGGGCAAAATGGTGCGCTGGGAGGATAAAGTCTTAAAGCTCATCAGAGCATCAGTTCAGAGACTTCCAATTCTCAAGTACCTTTTACCAGCATTCAGGTGAGATTTATAGTTTTAACACATTTTGGTCTACAGAATGTTATTCCTTTTTGGAAGAGACACAAAACTTGTCCTGGCTTGCAATGTGTCATTTCTCTCTCGCTCAGCCTCCATGACCTGAAACATGTCCATCAGTTCTTCCCCCATTCAGGTGCTGACCCAATACAGTAGCTTTCTTTGCTCCTTGGACCACTGTACTCTTGTCCTGGAGGAATACTTCCTACATCATGAACATTTTTCTCAGTTCTGCTTATCTTCACTTTATGTAAATTAAGTTCATTCCGGATTACTGTTTTGGACAGATATGAAGAGCCTGCTGGAGTGAGCACCACAGCAGTGATCAGCGACCCAGTCAATGCCACAAGAGTGTTGTGTGGGgctctttccctccccactctAGCCACCACAGTGGGACGCCTCTTTTTCCCTGCAGCCCAAGACAACTTGACAAGAACGCTTCTAGTGAGTACTTATGTACATTATGCCTTCATCCTTGCATGTTTCCTTGGGGATTAGCTAGATTCATCTATGTAATCATCATCTAGCATTGGTTTATTGAAGCTCAGTAAACAGGCAAGAGAGTCAGTATCTTAGACATCACTTTGTaatgaagaatgtgaaaaatttaAATGATTCTGTGTAGGACAGAATCCTACACTAAGGCAGCAAAATCACAAATGCTgtaatattaatttcttttcatgaATTCATCTCAGCTTTAAGGATGTCATTAATTTTATGGATTTGAATTTCATTTGCTCCTTGTTCCTTTGGTGTCACTTCATTTGTGCAAGAAAGCAATAATGCAATAAGAACTTCAGTGGGTTCTTTTTTTAGGTACATTATAATTGAAGGTTTGCAGGACACATGTGGCATAAGAAGTTTTCAATCAGATCTGTGAACTGTATCTGAACACTACTTTTGTTTCAGGGTGGAGTCTCCTTCCTGTTGGTGAAGGGACTATTCAAAGTGTACtacaagcagcagcaacatgtGATGCAGAGTAGACGCAAAATAATAGACTACCCCCAAGACCCTTCTactacccctccccctccccctccccctcccagcctcccgcCACCCACCAGGAGACAGAACAGCAGTACTTACATCAGCAACAATAGTGAGACAGAACATTCAAATTGAAGGGAATTTTATACAGAAATAAAGCTACCTATATAACTTAGAAGAATGGTGATTGCAAAACTTCTCTGTTGAGGGTTGATgtcactcattcattttttcACCTGTCATTTACATAGCACTACTGAATTCTCTATCTTAATGATGAAACTTATTTAGGAAACATAGCTGTCTTCCCACTGACTGACTTCAAGCTGTTTCTATCCAAACATAATATTCTCTCCCACATTATTTTACCAATGACTACAAATATCTTCCTTTGTCCTATACTTGTTCCTAATTGTCAATATTACTACATATAGtaaagctttttttatttattgttttttaggGTGAAACTAGCATTTTATATAAAAAGCTGGATTACCTAGACCTTAACATCATGAAATGCTATATTGCTTGCATTTTACATTTATACATGCTCATGACAACATGGTACTGTGACCACAAGACTTTCCCAGTTCATCCATCATACTGCAGGTTTCCAAATGACACAACATTCCTGTTCACAAACCACAGCTCAACACTAAACTTTAATACATCAGCCACAACTGCTGTTTCTATGCTCACAACCCAGTCTTGAAGAGAAAGGGTAAAATTATGTTTGAATTACATGAATAAACAGGCATCCTTTTATCTGCTTAGTTATTGATGGCAAAGcttgtttatttctcctttcttttcatgacAAATGTTTTTTTGGCAAATAATTCCAAGATCATTTTTAGCATATAGAAATGCAACTCtcagtacaaaaataaaattctGATCAGCATTCATGTGAAAGATGTACATAAACCTGCTTGTCTTTGTGATAGGAATTACCCAAATTTTGTTAATCCTATTGTATCTTAAATTTATGATGAAATCTGTATAAAAAGTCATTGTGAGAGAATTAATATTCAGCTTGTTATACCTCACACTCACAGCATCCACCTCCTTTGTGATTACTTTTCAACATATATAGattatagatgtttttttttatttcgtactCAGCAGAAATTACTTCAAAGGTGTAAATCTATACATGGGGAAAACTTGTTTTCTTGAGTCAAAAGGAAGAGTTTTCTTTCATGACAGTATGTCTTCATGGGGACTTGTGATTGCTGTATTGGTTTCCTTATCAAACAAGACTCCAATGGTAAGGTTGTGCAGTGAGGTATATGAatccagttatatatatatatatatatatatatatatatatatatatatatatatattgcagatAATAGTTCATTGTCTATGGTTTAGGATGAACAGTTAGTCAAATATTCAAGTGAAGATATAAGCTGCAAAAGATAATACTGTAAGATAAGATATTTGTCCTTGTGTTATGAAAGGCACATCAAAGCATGAAAAGTTCACCTTTCTCCAAAGCCAGGAGTGTCAAAGCAACATCTGGGTCTAGCAGCACATGCATTACAAGACAGAAGGGCATTTTTATGTAGATACATGTTTGTAAGTTGGAGACCTTCAGTAGTGATAATGGGGAAAAGGTGTAATGTGGTCTATTCAACTAAAAGTATGTTTTAAGttgtgtaattatatatatattattttgtttccttatacaAGTATTTAATATTTaagcaaaaagcaaaaacagTTTTTCACAACGTAGTTCGGTCCTGGTTCTCTTGCAGGACTGGCATCCAATATTTGTCATGAAGCTGACAGTAATTTTAATGATTTGGAAAAGGAGCTCTAtcaaattaaaattaaaattaatgGATGGCAACAAAACAAGGCATACACAGCAAAAGATATATTATGGTCTAATATATTTACTGTATTTTACTACCACAGTGAATATTTATTAACTTGTTAAGAACTTTCATGTTGTGTTACTGGTTTTgttcatgcattttgatgtgAAAAAAAGCTGCACCTGTGGAAAATATCTTGAATTATAGTAAAATATTGCAGGGATTGGAAGTTGCCAGGAAAGAAACATTTCACTTTCAAGATGATgagattatttttctttgcaaatCAAATAGAAATTTATATATTAAGCTTCACCTGACATATATCAAGTTTCTCTCTTCTGAGTGAGTGTGTTATGTGGTGTGTACCACACCTGTACTGGTTATTACATGTACCATTATTCCTATaagtttatttaatattcaCTTAATTCTTGTTGATCATGTAAGTAGGTAATCCTTTGTATATAAAAACTAATATATTGATACAAGGGAATTAACTTTTTATGCATATACCTGTGTGACTTGCCAATACAATAGTGATGTACTGTTAAgtttataaataataaaaaaaatcattatttcattttattt includes:
- the LOC135104348 gene encoding E3 ubiquitin-protein ligase MARCHF5-like, which gives rise to MADEVQQTEIQGPNDEENKRYCWVCYASDEDDETAPWVKPCKCRGTTKWVHQSCLQRWVDEKQKGNSTVKVNCPQCGVEYFIAFPNMGQLMLFLDRVDAFIYKVCPFVAAGVVVGSIYWTAVTYGAVTVMQVVGYQEGMTLMEQADPLVLLVGLPTIPIFLILGKMVRWEDKVLKLIRASVQRLPILKYLLPAFRYEEPAGVSTTAVISDPVNATRVLCGALSLPTLATTVGRLFFPAAQDNLTRTLLGGVSFLLVKGLFKVYYKQQQHVMQSRRKIIDYPQDPSTTPPPPPPPPSLPPPTRRQNSSTYISNNSETEHSN